GGGCTTAGGTTAAAGGAGAGCAGGCGGCCTGCCTGGGATTGGACATGCCGCACGAGCGCCTCCTGGGCCAGCTTGCAAAGAAAGCCCCTGCCGTGAGCCGCGCTCACAACGGCGCGCTCAAAATGCTGCCAAGGCGCGGTTTCGACGATGTAGCCATCCGCGCCCGCCGCGATGAACCGCGCAATCTCCGCAGGAACGCGACTTTCGCCCAGAATGATAACCGGGAGCTCGGACGCCGCGAGTTTGACCTCACCGAAACCGCCGCGAGTGGGGCGGACCTGGGAACTTGCAAGCAGTAGCAGGCTGGCGCGCAGACCGGAGAGGGCCGCCGCGGCTTCGGACAGGCCCGGGTAATCGCGCAAAAGCCACCCGTGAGCGGCTGCTACCCGCTCAACGCGCGTGCGCGTGCCATCGCACGCCCCGGCAAGAACAACCCGAATACGCGGTCCTTTCGCGCCAGGGGAAGGCAGGACCGAGCCGGCGCCAAGCGATGCAGGGAACCTCAATGCCGCGGAGTCCGCAGACTTGCCTTTCGGATACTTTTTCCCAAGTTCCATTCATTTCCTCGCTTTCTTTCCCTTCCGCCGGCCGCCGGAAAAAGAAACACTCCCGTGCGAGCGGCTCGCCCGTCGCCTGATACGCCCCATTTCTACGAAGATTTCTCAGTTCTATCAAGTCAAGAAATGGAACTCGTACTCGTCACAGCCGATGTCGGGCATGGTTATCCACCGCAACACTCTCCCACTGGAGTTCTGCGCCTTTCCACGGCGCACTAAAACAGGCTCTAAGGGAATCCCTTAGCCCATCTGAGCCTCTCCCCCAAGTCACAATCAGGCACTACCCTAATTGTCTTGACTGCCGGCTTATCGTAATTTGCTCATGTGCAAACAACAAATGTTAGGCAGGACTCCGAAACCGCATTGGCATTTAGCCCGCCCAACGGGGCTCCCAGTATCCCCGCCCCGCGTTCGGGGCAGGCTGGCGCCGCGCCGGCCGGGCTTCGGGGGCCCGGATTCAAGGCGCGCCCCAACGGCTCTGGCGACCGCGCCTTGATCGAGGCGCTGGTCAATTCGAAAATCTTTCAGGATTATGAGCGGGCGTTCACCGAAGCGACGGGCCTTCCAGTGGCATTGCGCCCGGCCGAGACGTGGCAACTGCCGCATCACGGCAAGCGCAACGAGGGTCCGTTTTGCGCGTTGATTTCCGAGAAAAGCCGCGCCTGCGCATCTTGTTTGTCAGTGCAGGAAAAGCTGTCGGAACTGGCCAGCCACGAGCCGCATACGGTTTCCTGCCCGAATGGGTTGTCGGATACCGCCGTGCCGGTTCGATTAGGAGACCGCTTAATTGGGTTCCTGCAAACGGGCCAGGTCTTTCGCAAGAAGCCGACGGAGAGCCAATTTGACAGGACTGCCCGGCAGATTTCGGATTGGGGCGTGAACATTGAGCCGCAGGCTTTGAGGCAGGCCTATTTTGCCACGCGCGTGGTTCCAACGCGCCAACATGAAGCAGTGACGCGGTTGCTGGCGATCTTCGCCCAGCACCTCTCAATGTTGAGCAACCAGGTCATTGTGCAGCAGGAAAATTCCGAACCGCCGGTGATTACGCGGGCCAAGGAGTATATCCAGGAACACCAGACCGAGAACCTGCGCTTGAGCCATGTTGCCAAGGCCTGCAACACGAGCACATTTTATTTTTGCAAGATGTTCAAAAAGGTAACCGGGATCAACTTCACCGATTACCTCTCGAGGGTGCGCATCGAGAAATCCAAAAACCTGTTGCTCAATCCCAACCTGCGGGTGAGCGAAATCGCCTTCGAGGTGGGATTCCAATCCCTGACGCATTTCAACCGGGTATTCAAAAAAATCCTGGGCCTCTCACCGACCGAGTACCGAACGCAATTGCTGGGAAAACGCGCATAAAGGGCGCGAATCTTGGGGGAACCGCGAATGGATGCCAATGAATGCGAATTTCTTTAGTCGAAGGTTGTCGGTCGAAACGCCGGCGGTAGGACAATAACAAAGAACCGGAAGACTGCCGGGCAACTGTCTTTCGCGTCCATCGGCGTTCATTCGTGGTTGCTAACGCCAAAGGATCAAGGATGACTGATAAACTGCGGAACCCCTCATCCCTCATCCTTTCATTTCCTCCCTCATCCCTCATTCTTTGATTGCATGCGTGATCATACCGGGATGAGTCAGGGGACCGAAGAACGGCTGCGGGCCATCTTGCAGACGGCAGTCGAAGGCATCATTACCATCGACGACCACGGAATCATCGAATCGATTAACCCCGCCGCCGAAAAGACGTTCGGATTTCGCGCTGAGGAGGTGATCGGAAACAATGTCAGCATGCTGATGCCCTCGCCGGATCGGGAACGGCATGATGGCTATTTGGACAATTATTTGCGGACAGGTCACGCCAAGATCATCGGGATTGGGCGCGAGGTAGTCGGCCGAAGGAAAAATGGAGAATTGTTCCCGATGGACCTTGCGGTGAGCGAGGTGCGTTTGGCCGATCGCAGGTTATTCACCGGGTTTGTGCGGGACATCACCGAGCGCAAGAAGGCCGAAGCAAAACTCGCGGAGCTGGCTCAAACGCTGGCGGAAAAAAACAAAGAACTCGAAACGATTGTGTACGTCGCTTCGCATGATCTCCGCTCGCCTCTGGTCAATATCCAGGGCTTCAGCCAGGAGCTGTCGCGGGCTTGCCAGCGCCTTCAGGCGCGGCTCGAAGTTGGACCTGCCGGCTCCGGGCTCGCAGCCCCAGCCGCACAGCAGAAGCGCGGCTCCCCCCCGGCAACGTCCGACGCGGAACTGCATGCTCTCTTACAGGAGGACATCCCCGAGGCGCTGGGTTATATCCAGGCTGGTGTAGCCAAGATAGACGCCTTGCTTTCGGGTTTCCTGCGTTACTCGAGGCTCGGGCGCGCGGCCCTGAACATCGAGCGGCTCGATATGAACGCGATGATGGCTGCCATCCTCCACTCGATGGAATTTCAAATAAAGAAAGCCGGGGCGAAGTTGCAAATCCATAACCTGCCCAATTGCCTGGGCGACGCCACTCAGGTTAACCAGGTCTTTTCCAACCTGCTGGATAATGCGCTGAAGTACCTCGAGCCGAAGCGGCCCGGGGTCATTTCGGTCTCTGGCCGGACTGAAGACGGCCGCTCAATTTATGAAGTGCGCGATAACGGCATGGGGATCGCCCGCCAGCACCAGGCCAGGGTCTTCGAAATCTTTCATCGCCTCAACCCCGATGCCGGTGAAGGCGAGGGCCTGGGACTCACCATCGCCCAACGCATCCTCGAACGGCACAATGGCCGCATCTGGATTCAATCCGAACCGGGCTGCGGAAGCGCCTTTTTTGTTTCTTTGCCTGTGGCGGATTGAAGCTATTGCCCCGCGCGATCCAGCGCCGCCACCACCATTCCGGGCGTAAGGGCTTCGGGCAAAACGCTCGGCGGGGCGTTTGGGTCCTTCGGATAAACCAGGACCAGGGGCACTCCGGCGCGGCCATAGCGCTTGAGTTCGTCAGTAATGTCATCGGGCACGCCCGTATAATCACCCAATAAAGCAACAGCATTAAGCTGGCGAATCTTTTGACGAACGGCGGCGCTTTCGAGGGCGGGTTTGATGATTGTATTGCAGGTCAGGCACCATTGCGCGGTAAAATCCACCAGCACAGGCCGACCTTCAGCTCGGGCGCGGGCCAGGGCCGCCGGGCTCCAGGTCTGCCAGGCAACGCCCCGGGCATTTGCCTCGATGCCAGGCTGGGCCCGGGCCAGGTCGATTGGCGCGAGCAGCCCGAGGTGGTTTTCCAACGCAAAAAAGTAAGCCGTAACAAGAAGCACCAGGACAGCGGCAATGGCAATAACTGGCCGTGCCCGATGGCGCTGGACGAATTCTCCGTAAACCCACGCGGCAAGGGCGACCATGACGAGGAATATCGCCAACCACCACGAGCGCTCGCCATAATGCACCGAGGCCAGGCTGTAAAGCCAAACTGCTGCAGCGAGCATCGGAAAGCCCATGGCGATTTTAAATCGCTCCATCCAAGGCCCTGGTTTAGGGAGCCCTCTTAGCCAGGCAGGCTGGCAGCTCAATAGAACGTAGGGGAAGGCCAAACCAAGCCCAATCGTCAGAAACACCAGCACAGTTAGCGCCGCCTCTTGACCCCGGGCAAAAGCGAACCCTACGGCGGCGCCTAAAAAGGGCGCGGTGCAAGAGGTCGCCAGGACGGTGGCCAGCAACCCGTTGAAGAAGGCCCCTGCGGGTCCGTGTTTCCCGGATAATCTCGACGCCGCATCCAAGGTCCCTCCGCCCAAGTGTACCTCGAAAACGCCAAACAGATTCAACGCGATCAGGGTCACCAGAGTCGTCATGAAGACTAGAAAATAGGGATTTGCAAACTGGATGCCCCAGCCGGCCTTGTGTCCCGCTGCTTGAAGGGCGATAACCAACACGGACAGGATGAGAAATGAAACCAGCACGCCCAGGGCGTAAATGAATCCTAATTTGCGCGCATAGCCGGGATTGGCTTTGGCCTGGCCCACGAATCCCAGAATCTTCAGCGCGATTACCGGCAGCACGCACGGCATCACATTGAGGATAAGCCCGCCTATAAAGGCATAAATGAGCTTCTCCCAAAGGGGCGGCAGAGGAACGGCGGAAAATTCGGGAGTGCCGCTGGAACCCGCCGCCAAGGCGTTGGGCGGCCCAAGACGGGCTTGAACGTCGTAAGCCAATTTGCTTTTGGCGGTAGTTTGGACCAGCACACCTGTAATGACATCGGGCCATGGACCGCTCGATTTCTTGACTACTTTGCTAAGACTGATCTCGCCGGGAGGCGCCGGGACGCGCTGGGTCGCAGGTTGCACCCCGAACGAGTCGCTGCTGTCTGGGAAAAAGTCCGCGTCACTGGCTGGCTCCGTGGAGTTCCACTCGATGAGGAGGGTGCGCTCATCGCCTTTTGCGGGAGCTTCCCACCATGCGCGGAGGCCAAGGATGTCTCCCGATTTTGGCATTTGGTTTTGCCATTGTTCTAACAAGGCGGCAGCCGCCGAGGGGGTCGTTTGTTCCCCAATGTTAAGAACACCTTGGACTTCCTCTTTCCCAGGGATGCATAGGCTTTTGCATTCGAGCCATGACACCGTGGCTCGAATGGTGATTGGGCCGGCAGGCAAATTGGAGGACAATGTGAGCAGCGCCAGCAGGACGGCCTGGTTCTTATAAATGTAAGTCGTTAGGACTGAATCCACCAGCTTCTGGGGCGCCGGCCACTGAACAGGTCCGGCGGCAACCCCAGGGGGCAACTCCCATTCGACCTTGGTGGCGATGCCGGAATCTCCGGGATTCTTCCAATAAATGTGCCAGTCTGGGTCCATTTGGAGAACGATCCCAGCCAGCACAGTATCCCCGGGGCGGGCGTTCTGAGCCGCAAGGACCAGGCGCGCCTGAGTATGGGCCGCTTGTGCCGCCGGCACTGCCGCGTTTAAGCAGATTATAAATAAAACCTTCAGCATGAACCGCACGTGAATAAGATGCCTCAATTCAGCGAAATGGAAATCGTTTTCGGTTTCTGGTAATGCCTCAGTGACTGCGGGGCTGCCGGCTGAAGCCGGCGTTCCGGACGCGCGGAACGCCGCCTTTAGGCGGCAGCGCCCCGCCGTCACTAACCGATTACGGTTTCTGACCTGACCTATTGCCAAGTGCTTGTGGGCATTTTACTCTTTATTGATGCCAACCCAGGCAACTGATGCGACCTGCAATTGGCTTTGCACGGGCGAGGAGTTCTTTGGCGCAATGCTCGAGGCCATCGAC
This region of Verrucomicrobiia bacterium genomic DNA includes:
- a CDS encoding LuxR C-terminal-related transcriptional regulator is translated as MELGKKYPKGKSADSAALRFPASLGAGSVLPSPGAKGPRIRVVLAGACDGTRTRVERVAAAHGWLLRDYPGLSEAAAALSGLRASLLLLASSQVRPTRGGFGEVKLAASELPVIILGESRVPAEIARFIAAGADGYIVETAPWQHFERAVVSAAHGRGFLCKLAQEALVRHVQSQAGRLLSFNLSPLECAIAPYLLQSLKEKEIAERIGLRDPTLHTHLKRLYHKLSVHNRQGAVRRLYYGRLNSALG
- a CDS encoding PAS domain S-box protein — encoded protein: MRDHTGMSQGTEERLRAILQTAVEGIITIDDHGIIESINPAAEKTFGFRAEEVIGNNVSMLMPSPDRERHDGYLDNYLRTGHAKIIGIGREVVGRRKNGELFPMDLAVSEVRLADRRLFTGFVRDITERKKAEAKLAELAQTLAEKNKELETIVYVASHDLRSPLVNIQGFSQELSRACQRLQARLEVGPAGSGLAAPAAQQKRGSPPATSDAELHALLQEDIPEALGYIQAGVAKIDALLSGFLRYSRLGRAALNIERLDMNAMMAAILHSMEFQIKKAGAKLQIHNLPNCLGDATQVNQVFSNLLDNALKYLEPKRPGVISVSGRTEDGRSIYEVRDNGMGIARQHQARVFEIFHRLNPDAGEGEGLGLTIAQRILERHNGRIWIQSEPGCGSAFFVSLPVAD
- a CDS encoding PocR ligand-binding domain-containing protein, with the protein product MQTTNVRQDSETALAFSPPNGAPSIPAPRSGQAGAAPAGLRGPGFKARPNGSGDRALIEALVNSKIFQDYERAFTEATGLPVALRPAETWQLPHHGKRNEGPFCALISEKSRACASCLSVQEKLSELASHEPHTVSCPNGLSDTAVPVRLGDRLIGFLQTGQVFRKKPTESQFDRTARQISDWGVNIEPQALRQAYFATRVVPTRQHEAVTRLLAIFAQHLSMLSNQVIVQQENSEPPVITRAKEYIQEHQTENLRLSHVAKACNTSTFYFCKMFKKVTGINFTDYLSRVRIEKSKNLLLNPNLRVSEIAFEVGFQSLTHFNRVFKKILGLSPTEYRTQLLGKRA
- a CDS encoding protein-disulfide reductase DsbD domain-containing protein, coding for MPAAQAAHTQARLVLAAQNARPGDTVLAGIVLQMDPDWHIYWKNPGDSGIATKVEWELPPGVAAGPVQWPAPQKLVDSVLTTYIYKNQAVLLALLTLSSNLPAGPITIRATVSWLECKSLCIPGKEEVQGVLNIGEQTTPSAAAALLEQWQNQMPKSGDILGLRAWWEAPAKGDERTLLIEWNSTEPASDADFFPDSSDSFGVQPATQRVPAPPGEISLSKVVKKSSGPWPDVITGVLVQTTAKSKLAYDVQARLGPPNALAAGSSGTPEFSAVPLPPLWEKLIYAFIGGLILNVMPCVLPVIALKILGFVGQAKANPGYARKLGFIYALGVLVSFLILSVLVIALQAAGHKAGWGIQFANPYFLVFMTTLVTLIALNLFGVFEVHLGGGTLDAASRLSGKHGPAGAFFNGLLATVLATSCTAPFLGAAVGFAFARGQEAALTVLVFLTIGLGLAFPYVLLSCQPAWLRGLPKPGPWMERFKIAMGFPMLAAAVWLYSLASVHYGERSWWLAIFLVMVALAAWVYGEFVQRHRARPVIAIAAVLVLLVTAYFFALENHLGLLAPIDLARAQPGIEANARGVAWQTWSPAALARARAEGRPVLVDFTAQWCLTCNTIIKPALESAAVRQKIRQLNAVALLGDYTGVPDDITDELKRYGRAGVPLVLVYPKDPNAPPSVLPEALTPGMVVAALDRAGQ